The genome window TACAAGATCTTCCTAGATTAGATACTCCCAATATAAAGTAATCAAAACCATTATGAACGTCGACAATGTTCAGATATGTATTTAAAAAAACTACGAATGTGGAGATAACTACTATCCACATTAAAACCGTATTCGTCTATTACATATATTGCAATAAATAACCAAATATAAGTGAACGatcacatttaaaaaaaaaaaaaattgaaaatgaggtTCCAATCAAAGTaacgtttttcttctttcttcttcaccTTATTTTTAGCACCTGCTCCAAATTGAATCTATCTGGAAAGGTAGCGTCTGGCTTTATTCCAATTGCTTAGTATCTTTCTTACTAAAAATAACGGTTATTTGTATTTAAGAAAGAATTTCGCAGCATATTAGTCTTTTTTCTCTTTCAATTTAGaattcaataaattaaatttttgaccAAAGTAGGAAAAAAAACTTGGCCCTTTTTTCTCCATTCATGGCCCCATTTGCTCattgaataaattaattaaaatctcCATTACTTTGCGTTTGGAACAGATGGATTCTAATATTCTTCCATTTCTTGTGAGTTGAGCGTAGAGCAGCTTCCGTTGTTGCGAAAGTCTGACTCACTTTTCACCCTACGATTCTTGCGTGGCACCAGGGGTAACATAATGTCGGTATTACTGTGGCTGAATTTCATTTCAAGTTTGCGCCAAACCAGGCGTCGTTGCTTCTGTGTTTTGGTTGCGCATAGCTTTGCGAAAGGTCCAAGGGTTTTGTAGCCGTTTTTCATGTACATCAGATATCCGTAATTCTCCAATTCACGTAAGGCTGTAGATACTTGGGAGGATAGATCACCATCGATGTAAGGTCTGCAGAAATACATAGATTTGAAAGGTAGAGagtaaattaattaatcaaaattgttTTGAATTAAGTTTCAAACCTACGTCTGATAAATGGATTAAGAAAAAATAAACGGAATGGTCCCCAATCTAAGTACCATCCTTTCTTAAGAGTGCTTAACTTTTTTTTGCTAGAAAAAACACTCTCGTCGTATATTGGCTTctaatattacatattattcactttaatgtgatattaatattttgcGAAGTTTTAGGTTCTAAAAAACTCGATTCACTGGAAAGATGCatctttgaattgaatttctatTGATGTATTTTGTaaacttggtaatatactattattatttttatttagatagATAGAAATACAAATCTTATATTGAGACCGTCATCTATTATCCACCCACTGTGATTTTGAGAGTGCTGGAAAAGGATTGGGATTCTATAAGGGATCAACAATGGtttaaaagccaaaaaaggatgTTATTCCTCCTATAGGTTTTATAAAAGTAGTTCCTTCTTCTTTCCTATAGTTcgttttaagtaaaactattaaaagaaaaagtttt of Hermetia illucens chromosome 4, iHerIll2.2.curated.20191125, whole genome shotgun sequence contains these proteins:
- the LOC119654871 gene encoding uncharacterized protein LOC119654871, whose translation is MATIEDSNCCGELVSGQFASDKGPIEYFTRFSLCVLDVVRKLQQHSVFEKGVEKCHIVEYLRHQPYIDGDLSSQVSTALRELENYGYLMYMKNGYKTLGPFAKLCATKTQKQRRLVWRKLEMKFSHSNTDIMLPLVPRKNRRVKSESDFRNNGSCSTLNSQEMEEY